Proteins encoded together in one Lathyrus oleraceus cultivar Zhongwan6 chromosome 5, CAAS_Psat_ZW6_1.0, whole genome shotgun sequence window:
- the LOC127079352 gene encoding uncharacterized protein LOC127079352, whose amino-acid sequence MLASGQVFTDNCNKGMDEEVMKANTHNVMQFDRERFYFMVQEKINQNDGRPTGTFSVDLRKQHYDCGKFQAFHLPCSHVITTCSSIRQDYSIHIPDVFKILNVFKVYKESFLGLPHEENWPQYERFTLFHDDSMRRRKKGRPNSTRIRTEMDDVEKEKRKCGICREIGHMCRKCPNVAGPSR is encoded by the coding sequence ATGTTAGCCTCTGGGCAGGTTTTCACTGATAACTGCAATAAGGGGATGGATGAGGAAGTCATGAAAGCTAACACGCATAACGTTATGCAGTTTGATCGCGAGAGATTCTATTTCATGGTCCAAGAGAAGATTAATCAGAATGACGGTCGACCAACTGGTACATTCAGCGTTGATCTGAGGAAACAACACTACGATTGTGGGAAATTTCAGGCATTTCACTTACCTTGCTCCCATGTAATCACAACATGTTCGAGTATACGCCAGGACTACTCCATTCACATTCCAGACGTCTTCAAAATTCTTAATGTCTTCAAGGTCTATAAGGAGAGTTTCCTAGGACTTCCCCATGAGGAGAATTGGCCACAATATGAAAGATTTACTCTTTTCCACGACGACTctatgagaaggaggaagaaagGGCGCCCAAACAGCACCAGGATTAGAACCGAGATGGACGACGTTGAGAAGGAAAAGAGAAAGTGTGGAATTTGCCGTGAAATAGGACACATGTGTAGGAAATGTCCTAATGTTGCAGGACCGTCCAGATGA
- the LOC127079353 gene encoding uncharacterized protein LOC127079353, translated as MTPIETDRDVKSMFQCHITFSQLPTIEIYVCLVENLEEQPTQNENPSYPMQSIQSHQYGRSQAIDEEPTQNNEHFIPNEEVGENSEDDQEEVRFEDLFGVSDDDGNEDIFDTPTVALRVQPISLYNPPVHMQNISLGDAEPISVLGSSIPTHNADEIEKGIEYENKEECVLALQQWHIKCSLDFSMTKSDNVGYVIKRRNSTCNFKCRVSLRKGNSRWRVGKSGGPHTCTTTSMSQDHTKLSSEMISKSIMELVNRDASLMVKVIIAHVAEKYRYIISYKKAWIAKCKAIESLYGNWETSYNDLSQWILVMKTYLPGTIIEFQSLLVISNDGSHLGDQRIFHRLFGAFRPCIRGFAYCKPIVQVDGTWLYGKYIGTLLMDVAQDGNGNIFPIAFALVESETKDAWSFFLKNLRIHVTPQENLCLISDRHESIKSAYDNPENGWQYPPSSHVYCIRHIAQNFMREIKDKELHKIVVNMGYALTEVKVNYYRGEIQKINNDALSWIDNIPREKWARAFDGGQH; from the coding sequence ATGACACCCATTGAGACTGACAGAGATGTCAAGTCGATGTTTCAATGTCATATAACATTTTCTCAGTTACCCACCATTGAGATATATGTTTGTCTAGTTGAAAATCTTGAAGAACAACCGACTCAAAATGAAAATCCCAGTTATCCAATGCAATCTATACAGTCACACCAGTATGGACGGAGTCAAGCCATTGACGAAGAACCGACTCAAAATAATGAACATTTCATACCAAATGAAGAGGTAGGAGAGAATAGTGAGGATGATCAAGAAGAGGTTCGATTTGAAGATCTATTTGGTGTTAGCGATGACGATGGCAATGAAGATATCTTCGACACACCGACTGTTGCACTAAGAGTTCAACCAATTAGTTTGTACAACCCACCTGTTCACATGCAAAATATAAGTTTGGGTGATGCTGAACCAATCTCCGTTTTGGGAAGTTCCATACCAACTCACAATGCTGACGAAATAGAGAAGGGCATCGAGTATGAAAATAAGGAAGAGTGTGTTCTGGCGTTGCAACAATGGCATATAAAATGTAGTCTAGATTTTTCTATGACTAAATCTGACAATGTAGGTTATGTCATCAAACGTAGAAATTCAACATGCAATTTCAAATGCAGGGTTTCTTTACGTAAGGGCAACTCAAGGTGGAGAGTTGGTAAGTCTGGTGGGCCTCATACGTGCACCACCACTTCTATGTCACAAGACCATACAAAACTAAGTTCAGAAATGATTAGTAAGAGCATAATGGAGCTCGTAAATCGGGACGCTTCTCTTATGGTGAAGGTGATCATCGCTCATGTTGCTGAAAAATACAGGTATATCATATCCTACAAAAAGGCATGGATTGCAAAGTGTAAGGCAATTGAGTCGCTGTATGGAAATTGGGAGACATCTTACAACGATTTGTCGCAGTGGATACTGGTAATGAAAACATATCTACCAGGTACCATTATAGAATTTCAATCCTTACTTGTGATTTCAAATGATGGTTCACACTTGGGTGACCAAAGGATATTTCATCGTCTTTTTGGGGCGTTTCGACCATGTATACGTGGTTTCGCGTATTGTAAACCTATTGTGCAGGTTGATGGAACATGGTTGTATGGCAAGTACATAGGGACTCTGTTGATGGATGTGGCACAGGATGGGAACGGGAACATTTTTCCGATAGCGTTCGCATTGGTTGAAAGTGAGACAAAGGAtgcttggagtttctttcttaagaaTTTAAGAATACACGTTACTCCCCAAGAAAATCTGTGTCTAATATCAGACAGACATGAATCAATAAAGAGTGCATATGACAATCCGGAAAATGGATGGCAGTATCCTCCGTCATCacatgtctattgcattagacacaTTGCGCAAAACTTCATGCGCGAGATTAAAGACAAGGAACTGCACAAAATAGTTGTTAACATGGGTTATGCGTTGACAGAGGTAAAAGTTAACTACTATCGGGGGGAAATCCAAAAAATAAACAATGACGCTTTATCATGGATAGACAACATCCCTCGTGAGAAGTGggcaagggcatttgacggagggCAACACTAG
- the LOC127079355 gene encoding protein MAIN-LIKE 2-like produces MSLLWMGESHSGTAVNIAEYEDTRFQVHSHTYIQPSAVIIPYLELAGFANVAKITSLKVDSKLIVALLERWRPETHTFHLPTGECTITLEDVSMLLGLRINGKAVNGPTNVTNDVYMENLGVEPTTSDKNGVSVKIIWLEALLTQLKNNPNPTEAENILHSKVYILLLIATFLMPYKSHNLLHSSWLPLVGDLEKCNTYSWGSACLATLYRHMCKAAHKGVKSIGGCVVLLSIWAFTRIPLLAPVSNEVPSHPYALRWCKQGMHYGNNPRHHLQGYRVGIEHMEENDVI; encoded by the exons ATGTCTTTGTTGTGGATGGGCGAATCACACAGTGGGACGGCAGTGAACATTGCCGAATAT GAAGACACTAGGTTCCAGGTCCATTCTCATACATACATTCAACCAAGTGCGGTTATAATACCGTATTTAGAACTAGCTGGTTTTGCAAATGTAGCTAAGATAACAAGTTTAAAAGTAGATTCTAAACTAATTGTTGCATTGttagagagatggagacccgagacaCATACATTTCATTTACCAACGGGTGAATGTACTATCACACTAGAGGATGTGAGTATGTTACTCGGTCTCCGAATTAATGGTAAAGCTGTTAATGGCCCAACAAATGTAACCAATGATGTTTACATGGAGAATTTGGGCGTCGAACCAACAACTTCAGATAAAAATGGGGTTTCTGTCAAAATTATTTGGTTAGAAGCCCTATTAACACAACTGAAAAATAACCCTAACCCAACAGAGGCGGAAAATATTCTTCATTCAAAAGTTTATATTTTACTATTAATTGCTACTTTTTTAATGCCATATAAGAGTCACAATTTATTGCATTCTTCTTGGTTACCTTTAGTAGGAGACCTAGAAAAATGTAACACATACAGTTGGGGTTCTGCTTGTCTGGCGACACTATATAGACATATGTGCAAGGCAGCCCATAAAGGAGTCAAGAGCATAGGAGGCTGTGTTGTATTACTAAGTATATGGGCATTCACACGCATACCCTTGTTAGCCCCAGTTAGTAACGAGGTTCCATCACATCCGTATGCATTAAG ATGGTGCAAACAAGGTATGCATTACGGAAATAATCCTCGTCATCATCTACAGGGGTATCGTGTTGGAATTGAACACATGGAAGAAAACGAT GTCATATGA